Below is a window of Rattus norvegicus strain BN/NHsdMcwi chromosome 5, GRCr8, whole genome shotgun sequence DNA.
TTCATGCTCAGCAGATGGCATAGCAGCATAGAGGAGCTGGGAAAGGGTGAGCTTTGGTTCCCTGCTGAAAACCCAGGCCAGCAGCTTCCCTGGATGTGGGAGAGCTTGGGAGCACATCATCACTTAGCTGCTTCTGTCCCTGCACTGTGAGGAGAGCTAAAGACCTGAGCTAAAGGAAGAGAGGCTCGTCCTGAAGTTCATGTAGGCAGCTTAAGTCTGAACAGCTCCAATAGCTGGcttcaaaacagaatttttaatcAGTTGTGGTGGCATTTGCCTTTAGACCCAagtatttgggaggcaggagcaagcagatctctgagttcaaggacagtctggtgTCTATATAGAGAATTTCagtacagccaggactacatagacagacccatctcaaaaaaaattttttatgtgtatgagtgctttgcctacatgGCCCCCGTTACCCTTCAGTTTTGCTTGTGGATCTGCTTGGTCACCCTCCACAACCAAAGGGAAAGAGCCCCAGTTCCCAGCCGTGGGCCCTGGAGaggcactttttttttatctgtgtGGCTCCCTTACTCAGAACAGCCTGTCCTCTGTAGGGCCTGATAAACGGGCCTGGCCATGCCAGCCGCTCTCTGGGGTGTGCATCCCTTGAAGAACACAAGCACTTTGTTCTGTTTGCCAGAGTTGGCCCGGTCTCTGACCCCTGAAGTACCAACGTTTTCTAGGAGGAGAGCCTAGGACCCTTTGACTCAAGATACCCCTACCACTGGCTTTGGTCCTGACCTCAGGGAGGACAAACTCTTGGGAGTCTGGAAATCTGGGCTGGATCTCAGAGGCAGGAGTGACAGCAAGAAGGGAGGTAACATGTGGAAGATGGCCATCGGAGCAGAGGCTGGATTAGCGAGGTACGGCCCTCGATGTTGAATTATGGCGGGAAAGTGTAGTCAGACTTTGACAGTGGCTTTCACTGAACTGGGGCCAGTACCATGTGGTGTAGGTACCATAAGTgtgtttcctcagtttcttctggCACTGTAGAGGAAGCAGTGTGTGCCACACATAAAGACCTTTCCGTGACAGTGTGTGCAGACTGGCCATGCTGTAACAGCTGGagagtagctcagtggtagaacatgtgACCAATATGTGCAGGGCCCTGAGCTTATCCCCAGCACCGCAAAACAAAGCCAGGTAGAAAAGAGTAGCTCTGTGATCCAGCAACATTGGCATAACAGCGTTACTCATGGGTCTGTAAATGTACCCACTGTGCTGCCAGTCATTAAAGTTTAGCACGGGGCTAAACAGGCAAGCACTAGAGCCCTTGCCTAGTGTACCCAGGACCCCAAGTTTTAGTCTTCACTATGACAGAAACATGTCTAGCACACGGTCATGTTCAAGTAACAATACCATATATGACAATAGGGGCTGGAGGGACTGCTCAGCAGTGCAGAAGACAGATTGCTCGTGCAGGTTTAGACAGCTGCCAACTTCCTATACCTCCAGCCCTGGGGGAATctgacgcccccttctggcccACATGAGCACCAGCACTCAGGTGCGCATACCcacatacagataaacacatagaCTTTAgaacaaaattttcaaaaattataaatGGTAACAGAAGTAGGTAGCTATCATTAGTttattgggtttatttttttaatcataattttACAGTGAGTTCCTTCTACAGACTAGAACAGCCTGCCCTAAAACACCCTAAACACAGGGCAGCATCCTGGGGTATCTCATGTTTGCCATCCCTTAATTGCATCAAGAACCCTGAATGACCCACACCATTTAGTTTTATTCCAAATGCACTCTAATAACACATTTCAGAGAGTGGGCCCCGTTTAAGTGATGCATGACCGCAATGCCGAAGTCGGTGTTAGAGAAGGAGGAGGTTGGAGCTCACAGCTGCTCACCATGCCCACAGTAGCCCGGAGCAAAGGAGTGAGCTGGGATGAGAACTCGACTGCATTCCCATTCAGAACCAGCTTCTGATCCCTGTGCTGCCTGGCTTCCCTGTGTACAGCAGGTGCTTACTCTGTATACAGTATGTGCTTAGGCTGCCTTTTCCCAATCGAGCCTGGCTTGCTCTGTCTCTGGACTTGACCCACAAACCATTGTGACAGAGCAGGGGTAAAGAGGAGGAGGGACTAGGGCCCAGGACCAGGGCAACCGACCTCGGCTGCCCCACTTCCACACACTTTTACTGCTTTCCTTTCTGCACTCCTTCCTTTCTGCCATACTTGAGGTTTAGAACCAGGACTGGATACCGAGTGGCTGTGCAGACCACGTGCTGTTCCATGCACAGGGGCATGCAGTGTACACCTGTGTCAGTGTGGGGATTGGGTACGCTACAAGTGATGGTGGAGGAGGGGCTGTGGCTGGCCGAAACCGGGAGCCTTATGGGTACATGTGATCCAAGCCCAGCCACTCACATCTATGATCCTAACATTcaacaggctgaggcaggagggttgctaTGAGCtcctgagaccctgtttcaaagaaagaaagaaaaaaagtgaagtgAAATGCAAGCTATGCTGGGTCACGTCAGGGTGTGGACCAGAAAGTTGTTTCCCTGTGTGTACTTGGGCCTGTCTGTGGCTGCATATGCGCTGGGTGGGTCCGGCTAGGCCTGTGGCACTGGGTGTTGTCAGTGTTGCCTGACAGTGGTGAGTGTGTCAGAACCAGTGCCACCTGCCCATGGCCATATCCTTGGCACTAGGTTAGGCCCTCTGTGGGGGCAGGGCTTATGAGCAAGCCCACACCAGGACAGATTCTCCAGTTCCTGGAACCACTTTCTTGCCTAGGGCCTTTCCCTGAACATCCCAGATGAGCAcctggaaaggaaaggaggcCTTGGTTCCTTCAGGTGGCGTTTCCAGCCAGCCACAGGGGAGCTGGGCCTGGGAGACAGAAGTGACAGTGTGCCTTGGAGCGTGTCCCTTAGTCCTGCAGGCTCAAAATGCAGAGTCAGTGAGTGTACACTTCCTACAGGCTCAAGAATGGCATAACCTGTCTGTCCAGCTGCCCTTCCTCCCTGGCAGGGGGTTGGGATAGGGCCCAGGGCCTACATACAGCTGTGGCCTAGAGTGTGCAGGGAGCCATCTGAAAGGGGCCAGTTGGGcagaagcatttcttttcctgtacCTTCCTGCTCTGTGCCCAAAGCCAGCTGTCATCCTTGGCCATCTTCCCCAGAGAGTCTTGAACAACTTAGGAAGAGAGCCGAGGAGGACACTGAACCTATACAAAGAAGAGAGCTGGCTGGAGAACACAGTAGTTTGCAGCAGAGCCAAGTTCTGGCATCTGTGGTGAGGTGGCCACACCTACCCAGGCTCTTCTCCCTGCAGGTAATTGAGGAGTTCTACAATCAAACATGGAACCACCGCTATGGAGAGTCCATCCCATCCACCACACTCACCACACTCTGGTCTCTCTCCGTGGCCATCTTCTCTGTCGGGGGCATGATTGGTTCCTTCTCTGTGGGCCTCTTTGTTAATCGCTTTGGCAGGTAAGCAGGAAAGACGCCAGCCCATGTCGTTCTGCATGGGGAGCTCTGGGGGAAGCTGGTAATAGAAACATCCCTGACTATGGCCTCATCCCTGGGGAGCCTGGGGTCCTGGGGTCCTGGGAGCTGGCTAACCTGCGACCCATCCCCAGGCGGAACTCCATGCTGATGATGAACCTGTTGGCCTTTGTGTCTGCCGTGCTTATGGGTTTCTCCAAACTGGGCAAGTCCTTTGAGATGCTGATCCTGGGCCGCTTCATCATTGGAGTGTACTGTGGCCTGACCACCGGCTTTGTGCCCATGTATGTGGGGGAGGTGTCACCCACAGCTCTTCGTGGAGCCCTGGGCACCCTGCACCAGCTGGGCATCGTCGTTGGGATCCTTATTGCCCAGGTAAGCCAGTCTGGGTCTACCTGACCAGCACTGCCTCTGGCACAGCTTTGTCCCTCGGGTCACAGTCGAGCAGAGCTTTTCTACCCAACCCTGCCTAGGACAGCCTCACGGTAGGCAGATCCCAGAGCACACAGGAGCCCCAGGCCCACCCGCCTACAGCTAGAGCCCTTGGCCTTCATTTGGGCTTCCAGGCCTAGAAGCCTTCATGGGTAGGGTATTCCTCTTCTAGAGGTCCCTCCACCCACCCTTTAGTCCTACAGCCAGAGTAGCAACCCCCACATGTGTGCAGACACATTTATACGTGGCTTTatcccttgtctttttttttttttttttttttttagatttattcatttattatatataaacacactgtagctgtcttcagacacaccagaagagggcatcagatctctttacagatggttgagagccaccatgtggttgctgggaattgaactcaggacctctggaagagcagtcgggtctcttaactgctgagccatctctccagcccttcccttgTCTTGTATAATTTGAGCTGGTTTTGCAGATTCGAGAATGGGGTCAGAGAGGTCCTTCCCTCTCGCCCAGCAGCTGGTGGGCAGGGAAGGCCCGCTTGGTGGCTGGGGTGGATGCTGGAGTAGGGCCAGGGCAGGGCACTCACAGTCCTAGTTTCTTTGTCCAGGTGTTCGGCTTAGACTCCATCATGGGCAATGCAGACTTGTGGCCTCTACTGCTCAGTGTCATCTTCATCCCAGCCCTGCTACAGTGTATCCTGTTGCCCTTCTGCCCTGAGAGCCCCCGCTTCCTGCTCATCAATCGTAACGAGGAGAACCGGGCCAAGAGTGGTACGGGCTGggccctgccctcctccctgcccccctgaGCTCAGGCCTTTCCCCACTCTGAGACACCCCACCTTCCCTCCGGTCCCACCAGTGCTGAAAAAGCTTCGAGGGACAGCCGATGTGACCCGAGACCTGCAGGAGATGAAAGAAGAGGGTCGGCAGATGATGCGGGAGAAGAAGGTCACCATCTTGGAGCTGTTCCGCTCACCCGCCTACCGCCAGCCCATCCTCATCGCCGTGGTGCTGCAGCTGTCCCAGCAGCTGTCGGGCATCAATGCTGTGAGTGccccacctaccccttcctgtgGCCCCAGCCAAGTCCAGGCTCCAGTGTGCACCATGACTGAGGCCCAAGGAAAATTATTTTAGTCTGCCCACGGGTACACAACCTGCAGCAGTTATTTACCTGCCTGGGTACTGCTCATCCccctccacatacatacacatacccacttATTC
It encodes the following:
- the Slc2a1 gene encoding solute carrier family 2, facilitated glucose transporter member 1, with the translated sequence MEPSSKKVTGRLMLAVGGAVLGSLQFGYNTGVINAPQKVIEEFYNQTWNHRYGESIPSTTLTTLWSLSVAIFSVGGMIGSFSVGLFVNRFGRRNSMLMMNLLAFVSAVLMGFSKLGKSFEMLILGRFIIGVYCGLTTGFVPMYVGEVSPTALRGALGTLHQLGIVVGILIAQVFGLDSIMGNADLWPLLLSVIFIPALLQCILLPFCPESPRFLLINRNEENRAKSVLKKLRGTADVTRDLQEMKEEGRQMMREKKVTILELFRSPAYRQPILIAVVLQLSQQLSGINAVFYYSTSIFEKAGVQQPVYATIGSGIVNTAFTVVSLFVVERAGRRTLHLIGLAGMAGCAVLMTIALALLEQLPWMSYLSIVAIFGFVAFFEVGPGPIPWFIVAELFSQGPRPAAVAVAGFSNWTSNFIVGMCFQYVEQLCGPYVFIIFTVLLVLFFIFTYFKVPETKGRTFDEIASGFRQGGASQSDKTPEELFHPLGADSQV